In the Acidobacteriota bacterium genome, CCTCTGCGCTGGGATACTGAACATTGCAGAAGACGGGGACACCCCGCAGCTCGACGGTCGTTTCGGTCTCGGTCTGACGACAGACCGGACAGCTGGCCGAGCCGGCCATCAGAGGGCCGCGAGCTCGGGATGCAGCCCAAGCTCCGTAAGCATCTGGCGGATCTCTTCGGTGTAAATCCGATTCATGATCACGACGTAATCCGGGCGAAGAGACTTCAGATCTTCGGGTGCGACGATGCGCTGCCCGGTCCCGGCCATGAAAAAGCCCTGTCGATGGGGGTTGATATCGACCACGTGCTCGATCTCATCGGTGATGCCGAGGGTCGTCAGAAATGAGACACCCTTGGAACCGGAACCCCAGAGTACGATCCGCTCTCCCGCGGCCGTTCGACGTTGGATCTCGTCGCGCCACTGGCCGACTTTCTCGGCAACCCGCTGCGGAAAACTCCCGACAAGATCTTTAAGTCGTGTCAACTCCGCGTCGTCCGCGAGTCCGCTCGACGGGGAGGACGACCCGGGCTGCCCGTAACGCCCCTCGACGGTCAAGTACTGGCCGTCGTATTCGATATCGCTCCGCACGACCTCGAAGCCAAGGCCATCGAATAGGCGACGGAGCGAGTATGGGGTGAAGTATGAGCAGTGTTCGTAGTAGATGTCCTCGAACGCGCACTCGGTCAGGATGCGGGTCGCCTCTGGGACCTGAATAAACACAACCGTGTCCGGCTGGCCGTGCACGGAATGACGGATCGCGCTCATGAACTCGCGACACTCCGGGATGTGTTCGAGCGTCATCTTACACGCCACGAAGTCGGCCTCATCCACCGACTGATCGGAGGAAAAGTACTCCGTGATGAACCGTACTCGCTCGCCACGAATCGGTTGCTCACGCCCCTCGATGTAAGACGGATCGAAGCCGAGACCGTCATTGTCACCGAACGCGCAGAGCATGTGGAGAAACTCCCCCTTGCCACATCCGATCTCGACGACGTGCTTATTTCGCAAGTCGTGTCGCTCAATCAAATCTCTAGCCAACCGCTCGTGGAACTTCCGAAACGTCGGGGAAAACCCCTGGGTTTCCTCGTAGCGTCCGGAATATTCTGTCAGCGACAGGTCGATCGCTTGATTCGATATGAACCCACAACGACTACAGAACCCCAGGTCTATCGTGCCGCGAGGGTAGGCGCGGGCCTCCTCGGCCGACTCCATCAGCAGGCAACTATTGCCCGGCGCCGACTCCACACGAAAGAAGGACTCCAGCGTACCTTCGCTGCAGGCGGGACAACTCATACGACCCTGGGTGAAGGGACCGGAATAATGAATCGACCTCCGCGCTGACGGTATTCCGCCTGTTGCTCAAGGATTTCGTCGGCGAAGTTCCAGGGAAGAACCAATGTGTAGTCGGGCATCCTCTTGAGGAGTTCCTCGGGAGCAAGAATCGGTATGCGCTTGCCGGGCATGTGACGGCCCTGTTTGTGAGTGTTGCGATCGACAACGAAGTCGACCAGCTCGCTGCCGATTCCCACCACGTTGATCAACGTGCTGCCTTTTGCCGCCGCACCGTACGCCGCAATACTGTGTCCCTTCGCTTTCAGATCTGTGAGCAGCGAATGCAGGCTCTTGCGGAGTTCTTGCACCCGGCCCGAAAACTCGACGTAGTATTCGGGGCCGTCCATCCCCAACCCCCGCTCTTCCTTGAGCAATCGAGTGACATTCTCACTGGGAGTATCGGATTTCCCGATGTACGAACGCAGAGAACCACCATGGATTGTGAGTCGCCGGATGTCCTGAAGGTAAAGACCGTGTCTTCGAAGAAGCCCATCGAGGGCAGTGACCGAAAAGTAACAGAGATGCTCGTGATAGATCGTGTCGAATTCGTTCTTATCCACAAGATCCCGAACGTAAGGATGCTCGATGACGGCCTGACCATCGTCCTTGAGGATTGCTGCCACACCCGCCGCAAAACCGTTGGTATCCGCGACGTGAGCCAGCACGTTGTTGGCGTGAATGACATCGGCTCGTCGGCCTTCCGCGGCTAGTCGATCTGCCAACTCTCGTGTGAAGAACACGTTCTCCGTCGGAATGCCTCGCTCAATAGCAGCGTTCGCGGGCCCCTCGGCAGGATCGATTCCCAGGACAGGTATGTTCTGTTGCTTGTAGTACTGAAGTAAGTAGCCATCGTTGCTGGCCAATTCGATGACCAGACTCTCCGGTCCCAGTTGACGTCGATCGATCAGCTCCTCGACGTTTGCCCGAGAGTGCTTCAGCAGCGCGTCGGAGAATGACGAAAAATAAGGATAGTCATCACAGAACAGGATCTCCGGCGGCACGGTCTCGCGTATCTGCACGAGTGCACAGTCCTGACAGTAGACCAGGGTCAACGGAAAGGTCGGTTCCGGATCAGCAAGTTGCTCGACAGTCGGCATCCGGTCGGCAAGCGGTGTCGAACCAAGGTCCAGGACTACGGACAGGTCGTCGCTGCTGCAGCTGCGGCAGGATGTTTCAGAAATCGACCGACTCACGACCCGGCTTCCTTCGCCGTCACCCAACGTAGATCCGTCCCCATCGCGCCGTCTCCAATGAGCTTCTTTACATGGGCGATTCGCATGAACTGTTCGCCTTCGAACGCTTCCAGGGTCAGGCCGACCCGTTTATAGGCCTCGTACAGCTCGATGACGCCGAGACGGGCGGTCCACTGTGGCTTGAAGCCGTGGAGCGTCCGTGCAATCCGGTTACAGTCCACGCGATAGCAGCGCTTGTCGGGGCCCGCGTCGGGGGCATACTCGACGCGACAGTTTGGAACCACGTCCTGGACGATGTCAGCCAGTTCGCTGATCTGGTAATTTTCGGTTGTCGTACCGACGTTGAAAGCCTGATTGTGGACCAACTCACGGGGGGCCTCGAGAGCCGCGATATAGGCCCGCGAAATATCTTCGATGTGCACGATCGGCCGCCACGGCGTGCCGTCGCTCTTGAGATACACCCGACCCGTCGTGAAGGCCCAGGCAGTCAGATTGTTGATCACGAGATCGAATCGGATGCGTGGAGACAATCCGTAGGCGGTGGAGGCCCGCAGAAACACCGGGCTAAAATTGTCGTCGGCAAGTTGAGAGACCGAACGCTCGACGTTGACCTTGGATTCGCCGTATGGCGTGACTGGATTGAACGCGGCGTTCTCGTCGAGGAAGTTATCGCCTGCGGCACCGTAATTGCTGCACGAAGACGCGAATAGAAACCGACCGACGCCAACTTGCTTGGCTAGTCCGGCCAATCGTGCCGAGGCCCGGTGATTGATCTCATCCGTCAGATTCGGTAGATAGTCGCCGAGCGGATCGTTGGAGAGACCCGCCAGGTGAATGATCGCGTCCAATCCGTCGAGATCGGTCGCCTCGACCTCGCGGACGTCCTTGACCAGAGTCGGTATGTCAGGAACCTCTCCGGTGAAAGTGCAGGAGCGGAAAATATCAGAGTCCAGGCCGCGGACCTCGTGCCCCTGCTCTTGAAGCAATCGCACGAGGGCACACCCGATGTACCCACGGTTTCCGGTTACAAGAACACGCATCAAACTACTCCCAACTCTTCCACGGCGGGTTGCCACTGTTCCATAAGTTTTCGAGAATGTGCTTCTCGCGCAGCGTGTCCATACACTGCCAAAAGCCGTCGTGCTTGTACGCCATCAACTGCCCGTCACCCGCTAGTCGCTCGAGGGGTGCGTGCTCCCACATAACATTGTCGCCGTCAATATAGTCGAAGATTTGAGGTTCCAGCACGAAGAACGCCCCATTGATCCAACCTTCGCTGGTCTGGGGCTTCTCCGTGAACTGCACCACCTTGTCGCCGTCGAATTCCAGGTGGCCATAGCGGGCCGCCGGTCGGACCGCCGTCATTGTCGCCAGCTTGCCATGGGACCGATGGAACGCGAGCAGCTTGTCCAGATCGACATCGGAGACACCATCCCCCCAGGTCAACATGAAGGTGGATTCGCCCAACCAGGGTGCCAGTCGTTTGATACGACCGCCGGTCATGGTGTGCAAACCGGTCTCGATCAGATCGACCGACCAATCCTCGCTGTGAGTGGCATGGGTGACGACCTCAGCCGTCTTCGTTTGCACCGTCAGAGAGCCCTCCAGGGCCGCATAGTCCATGAACCAGCGTTTGATGTATTCGCCCTTGTAGCCCAGGCCGATCGCAAATTCCCGGTGCCCGAAGCTGTCGTAGTGCTTCATGATGTGCCAGAGGATGGGACGTCCGCCGAGCTCCACCATCGGTTTCGGACGGATCTCGGTCTCCTCGGCAAGCCGAGTGCCCATCCCACCTGCCAGAATCGCTACTTTCACTGCATCCTCCGATCAGTCCGTATCCATATCTATAGGGATCTCGTCAGGGATTGGTCAAGCGGCGCGAGCCGCTACCGTCAATAAACGACCGAAACCACAACTCGAGTGTCATCAGACTGAAGACCTGCTTGGCCAGGATAAACTCGCGGTCGTGAAGCGCCTTGCGGAGCCCCTGGATGGCCTCGGGCCTGAAAATGCCTCGTCGCCGAACCGCCTCGTCCCCGATCAGGTCTTCCATCATCGCAAGAAAGCGTGGGTTACCAAAGTGACCTTCCACCGGAACATAAAACGGCATCTTGCGTCGTCGAGCCGTCGTCCGCGGAAGCAACCCTTCCGCCACACGCCGCAAGCAGTACTTCCCGATCAGTCGACGAATGTGGAACTTTCGAGGAAGCCCGAAAGCGAACTCGATCAACTCGTGATCAAGAAAAGGAACCCTACCCTCGATGCCGGCGGCCATACTCATCTTGTCCTGGCGCAACAGCATATTGTCCGGCAACCAGTGACCGAACTGCAACCGCAGCATCTCATCGAATCTACGTGTCGCGACCGCATCGTCCTCGGCGATATCTGTGGACGATCCGATTTCGCCAAGAACATCCTCGTGGAATAGCCCGTCGGTATCCCGGCGGTCGAACAACGAGATCAGGTGCCGATAGCGCGCATCGAGGTCGTCTTCCTCGAGTTGGTCGTGAAAGTCGAGAAGTTTCAATTTGCCGCGACGACCGAGGCTCGCAGGGTATTTGAAGGCAAGATTCAACAGTCCCGGCGGCGTCAAACGTAGGAGTGGATGGACCACTCCCCTTCGCAGCAGGCGTGGAGCGATCCGCGTGTACAGATCTGCGAGCCAGAGCACCTTGTGAAAGAGGTATCCCCCGAAGAACTCGTCGGCACCTTCTCCGGTGAGGATGACGGTGACTTGCTTCTTGGCCTCGTGGGCAAGCTTGTACATCGGCAGGCTAATCGGGTCGCCCAGAGGGTCGTCGGAATGGTAGACAACGTCCTGCAACAGGTCGATATCGGTCGGCCCACACTGAATCGTGTGATGTTTGCAGCCCAGTAGATCCGCAGTGGCTTCGGCCTCACGCAATTCGTCATGCTCGTAATCGAATCCGACAGAGAACGTATTTACTTGACCCATTTTCTGGCGAGTCATCAATGCCACGATCAGACTCGAATCCAACCCTCCGCTGAGGTATGCCCCCACCGGCACATCAGAAATCAGCCGTCGTTGGACGCTACGCTCCAGTTGCTCGCCGAGTGCTTCGATGGCCTCGCCCTCGGAGCTATAGTTCTGCTTGGTGTCACCCGTCGGCGGGGTCCAGTATCGAACGGTCCGGGTCTCCCCACGACGATGGATCAGATAGTGCCCAGCCGGAAGCCGCCGCACACCCTTCAGGAGAGTCGTGTTGCCGGGGACATATCGCAGCGCCAGGTAGCCCTGAAGCGCATCGAGATTCACTTCGCGATTCCATTCGTTCCAGCAACAGAACGTCTTGCTCTCCGAAGAGAACAAGAATCGATCACCCACTTGTAGCGTATACAGCGGTTTGATGCCGACGCGATCCCGCGCAAGAAACAGAGACTTCTCCTCTCGATCATAGATCGCAAAGGCGAACATCCCGTTGAGTCTGTCCAGGGCGTCGACACCGAATTCCGCATAGCAGGCCAGTAAAACTTCGGTGTCGGAATCTGATCGGAAGCTATAGCCACGACCGATCAGCGTCTGACGCAGCTCCCGGTAATTGTAGATCTCACCGTTGAAGACGATGACATACCGGCGATCGGGGCTGAACATCGGCTGGTGCCCGCCCGCGATGTCGATGATGCTAAGTCGGCGATGACCCAGGGAAACCGCGCCTTCCTCGAAGGTGCCGGAATCGTCAGGCCCACGATGGGTCAACATCTTGGTCATCTGCTCCAGCAAGTCTGGAGCGGAAAAACCACAGAATCCGACGATGCCACACATAAGCTTCTACTCGTCCAGCTCGCCGATTCGGATCTGAATTCGTTTCTCGATAGGTTCGGTGACCTGGCCTCGACGATCGATCACGGTGTCGATAATCTCCGGTAGCGCCAGTTCGTGAGGAACGAAGTATCGTGAAGACCCCATGTGGATCGTGGTGAACACGCTTCGATGCTCGAGACGTTCGATGCGTTGTAGGTCGGCCCCTGAGATCCGGTCGACAATCGTTACGCATTCTTCGCCCGTCTCGATCATCCGCTCGAGCTGAAGACCCACGTCCTGCTTGCGATAGATCAAGACACGCACAAGCAGCCGTTTGAGCCACGCGGCGACGGCGCTGAATCGACCGGTCGTCAACGTAAACACGCGAAATAGCAGGAACTTGAATGGCGTCATCAGCGGTCGGGCGAAGATGTAGAACGGAGCGTTGACCCGAATTCGATCGCCGTCGAGCGCCACATCGGCATTCGCAACGAATGACTGGTTGGAGCAATTCTTGCCGCCCACCAGGCTCCCCAGATACCCACAACTGGAGAACACCAACCGTTTCCGCTGTCGGTCGAAGAGCTTGACGACGCCACCCTTCGACAACCCCACGAAGAGATCGTACCGGCGACGCCGGACCTTCAACAATCCTGCGAGAGGAAACGACCAGGTCTGTGCATCCGCCGAGGGTGGATCGCTCTCGATCGCGGTCCTCGAATCCTTGCCCAACGCCCTGAGCGCGAACACGTAGTTATTCATGAGCACGAAGTAGTTGTAGGGATCCACGGACACCAGACCGGCGGCACTACCATCGAGGACGGATTCCCGCATGGTCTCGGCGATCCACCTCGCCGCTCCACTCTTACCGGAGAGCATCTCGAAGCCGGCCGGATAGTAGGTTTGCGTGTTGCGACTGGCGTACTCGCCGCCGATACTTCGGTCGGGGTGAATGAAATGCTTCAGAAATTCACACGCCCGCTGCAGTGACTCGAGTAACCGATCGTCGTCGGTCAACTCCCAGCAACGAGCCAGGTAAAACGTTCCGTGAGTCTGGTAACCCGGGTCGGCTCCACCGTACTCCTCGTACCAACCCTCATCAGACTGATGCGCGAGGATCTTTTCGAGAAAGTAGCGATACCGTTCGAAGTATTTCGGTTCCGAGAGAATCCGAGACGCGTGTAGCAATGCCGCCGCCGCCGCCGCCAGATGATTCGATAGGAAACCGTGGGACTCGTCGTTCACGGTTAGCCAGTCAGCAACCCCACGCAGGGTCGCGCGGAAGCCGTCGCTGACCTCGTCATCGAGATGTCCTTCGAGCAGTAGATAGGCCTCGGACATGTAGAAACCGGTGAAAGCGGTCGCCGCCAGGGATCGCTCACCGGGGTAGGCCTCGTTGAAATCGCCGCCGCGGTTCTGAATCTGTGCCCAGTAACGAAAGCCTCCCTGCAGCCAACCACGCAAAACCTCGCTGCCGTAGAGTGGGTTGCCCTCGAATTCAGTGACGTACAAATAGGCCAGGGTGCAGATCCCTTCCTGGAATCGAGCACCGGGGAAGTCGGTAAACTTCCAACTCCAGTAGGTGCGATCGAGGCAGCCGAAGGACCGACTACAAGCATCGCGGTCGAGCATTCCGAGGACCCGACGGTGCTCCTGGAGTAACGTCTGCTGATACAGACTGGCGGGGTCGATCGTCACGGCGGTCAGCTTTCCTTCTCGGTAGTGGCGTCATTGTAACGGTCACTCGATGGTGCCGGCAGCACGAAGGCCAGCGCCCCGGGTAGAGCCCACAGAACCGTTGTAAAGCGCTGCAGAAGCGAAATCACTCCGCCCGACCCCACACCCACCAGACCGAGCAAG is a window encoding:
- a CDS encoding class I SAM-dependent methyltransferase, with amino-acid sequence MSCPACSEGTLESFFRVESAPGNSCLLMESAEEARAYPRGTIDLGFCSRCGFISNQAIDLSLTEYSGRYEETQGFSPTFRKFHERLARDLIERHDLRNKHVVEIGCGKGEFLHMLCAFGDNDGLGFDPSYIEGREQPIRGERVRFITEYFSSDQSVDEADFVACKMTLEHIPECREFMSAIRHSVHGQPDTVVFIQVPEATRILTECAFEDIYYEHCSYFTPYSLRRLFDGLGFEVVRSDIEYDGQYLTVEGRYGQPGSSSPSSGLADDAELTRLKDLVGSFPQRVAEKVGQWRDEIQRRTAAGERIVLWGSGSKGVSFLTTLGITDEIEHVVDINPHRQGFFMAGTGQRIVAPEDLKSLRPDYVVIMNRIYTEEIRQMLTELGLHPELAAL
- a CDS encoding class I SAM-dependent methyltransferase, with protein sequence MSRSISETSCRSCSSDDLSVVLDLGSTPLADRMPTVEQLADPEPTFPLTLVYCQDCALVQIRETVPPEILFCDDYPYFSSFSDALLKHSRANVEELIDRRQLGPESLVIELASNDGYLLQYYKQQNIPVLGIDPAEGPANAAIERGIPTENVFFTRELADRLAAEGRRADVIHANNVLAHVADTNGFAAGVAAILKDDGQAVIEHPYVRDLVDKNEFDTIYHEHLCYFSVTALDGLLRRHGLYLQDIRRLTIHGGSLRSYIGKSDTPSENVTRLLKEERGLGMDGPEYYVEFSGRVQELRKSLHSLLTDLKAKGHSIAAYGAAAKGSTLINVVGIGSELVDFVVDRNTHKQGRHMPGKRIPILAPEELLKRMPDYTLVLPWNFADEILEQQAEYRQRGGRFIIPVPSPRVV
- a CDS encoding NAD(P)-dependent oxidoreductase; amino-acid sequence: MRVLVTGNRGYIGCALVRLLQEQGHEVRGLDSDIFRSCTFTGEVPDIPTLVKDVREVEATDLDGLDAIIHLAGLSNDPLGDYLPNLTDEINHRASARLAGLAKQVGVGRFLFASSCSNYGAAGDNFLDENAAFNPVTPYGESKVNVERSVSQLADDNFSPVFLRASTAYGLSPRIRFDLVINNLTAWAFTTGRVYLKSDGTPWRPIVHIEDISRAYIAALEAPRELVHNQAFNVGTTTENYQISELADIVQDVVPNCRVEYAPDAGPDKRCYRVDCNRIARTLHGFKPQWTARLGVIELYEAYKRVGLTLEAFEGEQFMRIAHVKKLIGDGAMGTDLRWVTAKEAGS
- the rfbF gene encoding glucose-1-phosphate cytidylyltransferase; the protein is MKVAILAGGMGTRLAEETEIRPKPMVELGGRPILWHIMKHYDSFGHREFAIGLGYKGEYIKRWFMDYAALEGSLTVQTKTAEVVTHATHSEDWSVDLIETGLHTMTGGRIKRLAPWLGESTFMLTWGDGVSDVDLDKLLAFHRSHGKLATMTAVRPAARYGHLEFDGDKVVQFTEKPQTSEGWINGAFFVLEPQIFDYIDGDNVMWEHAPLERLAGDGQLMAYKHDGFWQCMDTLREKHILENLWNSGNPPWKSWE
- the asnB gene encoding asparagine synthase (glutamine-hydrolyzing): MCGIVGFCGFSAPDLLEQMTKMLTHRGPDDSGTFEEGAVSLGHRRLSIIDIAGGHQPMFSPDRRYVIVFNGEIYNYRELRQTLIGRGYSFRSDSDTEVLLACYAEFGVDALDRLNGMFAFAIYDREEKSLFLARDRVGIKPLYTLQVGDRFLFSSESKTFCCWNEWNREVNLDALQGYLALRYVPGNTTLLKGVRRLPAGHYLIHRRGETRTVRYWTPPTGDTKQNYSSEGEAIEALGEQLERSVQRRLISDVPVGAYLSGGLDSSLIVALMTRQKMGQVNTFSVGFDYEHDELREAEATADLLGCKHHTIQCGPTDIDLLQDVVYHSDDPLGDPISLPMYKLAHEAKKQVTVILTGEGADEFFGGYLFHKVLWLADLYTRIAPRLLRRGVVHPLLRLTPPGLLNLAFKYPASLGRRGKLKLLDFHDQLEEDDLDARYRHLISLFDRRDTDGLFHEDVLGEIGSSTDIAEDDAVATRRFDEMLRLQFGHWLPDNMLLRQDKMSMAAGIEGRVPFLDHELIEFAFGLPRKFHIRRLIGKYCLRRVAEGLLPRTTARRRKMPFYVPVEGHFGNPRFLAMMEDLIGDEAVRRRGIFRPEAIQGLRKALHDREFILAKQVFSLMTLELWFRSFIDGSGSRRLTNP